In Sporosarcina psychrophila, a genomic segment contains:
- a CDS encoding ATP-binding protein gives MNRIWNSIVGKLWATILLLVSFVLFIVTALLLEFLDDFHTQQAEESLRREATTIGKIVNDHESQTSMNLIIDDILDDETNAMIVDTNGEVTHSFHKGLNKDRIENKVLYESMFYAAEKNNKQVVKEMILPSINEENVMEQYLVLSYPLEKGEQLGSSVIIYQSLEAVHRTTESTTRIVFLSAFIAFILTTFFAFFLSTRITSPLRGLRQAAFELSKGNFDTRLPVMQNDEIGQLATAFNQMGRQLKYHVELINQDKEQLSSILTSMTDAVITFNRDYTILLSNPQAEQLLQNWYFKNGAQEGNHHIPPAIFHMLEHVITFAEEVEDELELGGQFYGISISPLYSGNSIRGAVAVLRDMTDQHKLEKLRSDFIANVSHELRTPISMLQGYSEAIIDGVITSDEERDEMVQIIHDESKRMGRLVTDLLDLARMESGHMRLYKDDLSMIPFLDRIVNKFMQVAREANVDLTFEFLEDTVLISNVDEDRMEQVLTNLIDNAIRHTPDGGSVKLGIQKQVDMIEITVTDTGVGIPQEDLPYIFERFYKADKARTRGKGGTGLGLAIAKSIIDSHGGKIAATKGDTEGTIFSCILPLKKM, from the coding sequence ATGAATAGAATATGGAATTCAATTGTCGGGAAGCTATGGGCAACCATATTGCTTCTCGTTTCTTTTGTATTATTTATTGTTACTGCCTTGCTCCTTGAATTCCTAGATGACTTCCATACACAACAGGCTGAGGAATCATTGCGAAGGGAAGCAACAACGATCGGGAAAATTGTTAATGATCACGAAAGTCAAACTTCGATGAACTTGATTATTGATGACATTCTTGACGACGAAACGAATGCGATGATTGTCGATACCAATGGGGAAGTTACGCATTCATTCCATAAAGGATTGAACAAGGATAGAATAGAAAATAAAGTGCTCTATGAATCCATGTTTTACGCCGCTGAAAAGAATAATAAACAAGTTGTAAAAGAGATGATCTTACCTTCGATTAATGAAGAGAATGTCATGGAACAATACCTTGTTCTATCCTATCCACTTGAAAAAGGAGAGCAACTCGGTAGCTCAGTTATCATTTATCAAAGCCTTGAAGCCGTCCATAGGACAACAGAAAGTACTACACGTATCGTATTCTTATCAGCATTTATTGCCTTTATTTTAACAACATTTTTCGCCTTTTTCCTGTCAACAAGAATTACTTCCCCTTTACGTGGATTGAGGCAGGCGGCATTTGAATTATCGAAAGGGAATTTCGATACAAGATTGCCTGTAATGCAAAATGATGAAATTGGCCAGCTTGCAACTGCATTCAATCAGATGGGTAGACAGCTTAAATACCACGTTGAACTTATTAATCAGGATAAAGAGCAGCTTTCAAGCATCCTTACATCGATGACTGATGCTGTCATTACATTTAATCGAGATTATACAATCCTGCTAAGTAATCCACAAGCTGAACAGTTATTGCAGAATTGGTATTTTAAAAATGGCGCACAAGAGGGTAACCATCATATCCCACCGGCGATTTTTCATATGCTTGAACATGTTATTACGTTCGCTGAGGAAGTTGAAGATGAATTAGAATTAGGTGGACAGTTTTATGGAATCTCTATTAGCCCGTTGTATAGCGGAAATAGTATTCGTGGGGCAGTTGCTGTCTTACGTGATATGACAGATCAGCATAAGCTTGAGAAACTTAGATCCGACTTCATAGCAAACGTATCTCATGAACTTCGGACACCGATATCTATGTTGCAGGGGTATAGTGAAGCCATTATTGATGGAGTTATAACAAGTGATGAAGAGCGCGACGAAATGGTACAGATCATACACGATGAATCGAAAAGGATGGGCCGACTTGTGACGGATCTTCTCGATCTCGCAAGGATGGAATCAGGACATATGCGACTTTACAAAGACGATCTATCGATGATTCCTTTTCTCGACCGGATAGTCAATAAATTCATGCAAGTTGCGCGTGAAGCAAATGTCGATTTGACTTTCGAATTCTTGGAAGATACAGTACTCATTTCAAATGTAGATGAAGACCGTATGGAGCAAGTATTGACGAATTTAATAGACAATGCAATCCGCCATACACCTGATGGGGGAAGTGTTAAACTCGGAATACAAAAACAAGTTGATATGATTGAAATAACAGTGACGGATACAGGTGTTGGAATTCCGCAAGAGGATTTACCGTATATCTTCGAACGATTTTACAAAGCAGATAAAGCGAGAACTAGAGGAAAAGGCGGAACAGGTCTTGGTCTCGCCATCGCCAAAAGTATTATCGACTCTCATGGTGGCAAAATCGCTGCAACAAAAGGTGACACTGAAGGAACAATTTTCAGTTGTATATTGCCTTTAAAAAAGATGTAA